In Candidatus Omnitrophota bacterium, a genomic segment contains:
- a CDS encoding DUF3047 domain-containing protein has protein sequence MQNRRLAKKRYWKIAVFILLAVLASLPFCYRHFLPGKGPEEIKKAREIPLIYKMLLVKWFPFSDENELKEWEEKVFRGKVAYKVEKDGTLSYVKATSDSTASALYYKINMDAKTKNPIITWKWRVNKFPAKKLPESLKTTEEDDFAARVYVIFLAPFVLNSKVIEYMWTETVPAGTTGTSPYSKNIKLVVLRSGPGEGDGWCREERDILADYRKAFGKDPERNVGAIAFMTNTEHTLTSAESMYDEIKLGYKEDGFASERGTR, from the coding sequence ATGCAAAACAGGCGCCTGGCAAAGAAGAGATACTGGAAGATAGCCGTATTTATCCTGCTAGCCGTGCTCGCCTCCCTGCCTTTCTGCTACAGGCATTTCCTGCCGGGAAAAGGACCGGAAGAGATAAAAAAAGCGAGAGAGATACCCCTCATATATAAGATGCTCCTGGTGAAGTGGTTCCCGTTCTCCGATGAGAACGAGTTAAAGGAGTGGGAGGAGAAGGTATTCAGGGGAAAGGTGGCTTATAAGGTAGAGAAGGACGGCACGCTCTCTTATGTAAAGGCCACGAGCGATTCGACCGCCTCGGCCCTTTACTATAAGATAAATATGGACGCGAAGACGAAGAACCCCATCATCACCTGGAAGTGGAGGGTGAATAAATTCCCGGCCAAAAAATTGCCCGAGAGCCTTAAGACGACGGAAGAAGACGACTTCGCCGCCAGGGTCTACGTGATATTCCTGGCGCCGTTCGTCCTTAATTCAAAGGTCATCGAATATATGTGGACCGAGACGGTCCCGGCGGGCACTACAGGCACAAGCCCCTATTCAAAGAACATAAAGCTGGTCGTATTGAGGAGCGGTCCCGGTGAGGGTGACGGCTGGTGCCGCGAGGAACGCGACATACTGGCCGACTACAGGAAGGCGTTCGGGAAGGATCCGGAGCGCAATGTCGGGGCTATAGCTTTCATGACGAACACCGAACACACGCTCACCAGCGCGGAATCGATGTATGACGAG